A stretch of the Vitis vinifera cultivar Pinot Noir 40024 chromosome 16, ASM3070453v1 genome encodes the following:
- the LOC100253690 gene encoding U-box domain-containing protein 43: protein MEKDANVTVSLVPASELLSQTILTVFDTVHAAKAVIIQDANFQQFAIYLEMVTVVLKELANLKIEDSERLKIAVANLNREIKVAKQLTVECGKRNKIYLLVNCQRISKDLECITKEISRVLGLIPDISFNINDKISKLRKDMLDSKYQATAVEEEILEKIETGIRERNVDKSYANNLLLCIAEAAGISTEQSVLKRELEEFKSEIEDVNLREDSAEALKMGKIVALLAKADAATSPEEKEIKYFNQRNSLGTQRLEPLHAFYCSITHDVMVDPVETSSGQTFERSAIEKWIAEGNKLCPLTATPLDMSALRPNKILRQSIEEWKDRNTMIMLASLKPALHSNDEQEVLQSLGKLHDLCIERELHREWVMMEEYCPILIGLLGAKNREIRKLSLVILCILAKDSNENKERIARVNNAIESIVRSLARQIGESKLALQLLLELSRSNLVRDFIGNVQGCIFLLVTISSGDDTQAAIDAKELLENLSFLDQNVIQMARANYFKPLLRLLSSGPVNAKMTVAATLSEIELTDNNKLSLFEDGALQPLLVLLSHSDMEMKKVAVKALYNLSSVPQNGLRMIREGAAGPLFELLYRHSLSSPSLRGEVAVIIMHLAISTTTLEADQMHVSLLESEEDIFKLFSLISLTGPDIQQIILRTFHAMCQSHSGLDIRTKLRQLSSVRVLVQLCEFDNHTVRANAVKLFCCLTEDGEDSTFVEHVSQRYIETLIRIIKTSDNVEEIAGAMSIISNLPKEAHITQWLLDAGALQIIFTCLTDGNSSASYKRQLIENAVGALCRFTVSTNQNWQKEVAKCGFFPILLQFLDSGTALTKRNAAVSLKQFSESSNGLSQPVKKHGAFWCCLASRETGCRVHLGICTVESSFCLLEANAVEPLVRVLVEPDVGACEASLDALLTLIDGERLQNGSKVLSEVNAIVPIIRLLSSSCTKLQEKALKALERIFRLIDFKQKYGNLAQMPLVDITQRGHGGMKSLAAKVLAHLDVLHEQSSYF from the exons ATGGAGAAGGATGCAAATGTTACTGTCTCACTTGTTCCAGCCTCAGAGTTACTCTCTCAGACTATCCTGACTGTCTTTGACACTGTACATGCTGCCAAAGCAGTCATCATTCAAGATGCGAATTTCCAGCAATTCGCAATTTACTTGGAGATGGTCACAGTGGTCCTGAAAGAGTTGGCCAATCTAAAGATAGAGGATTCTGAGAGGTTAAAAATTGCTGTTGCAAATCTTAATCGAGAGATTAAGGTTGCAAAGCAGCTAACTGTGGAGTGTGGGAAGAGAAACAAGATCTATCTCTTAGTCAATTGCCAGAGAATTTCCAAGGACTTAGAGTGTATCACAAAAGAGATTAGTCGGGTTCTAGGCCTTATTCCTGATATTTCATTCAATATTAATGATAAGATTAGTAAACTACGCAAGGATATGTTAGATTCCAAGTATCAAGCAACTGCAGTGGAGGAAGAAATTCTGGAAAAAATTGAAACTGGTATACGGGAGAGGAATGTCGACAAATCCTATGCAAATAATTTGCTCCTCTGTATTGCTGAGGCTGCTGGGATTTCAACTGAGCAGTCAGTATTGAAGAGAGAGTTAGAAGAATTCAAGAGTGAAATAGAGGATGTGAACCTCAGAGAAGACAGTGCAGAAGCTTTAAAAATGGGAAAGATTGTTGCATTGCTTGCAAAAGCAGATGCTGCCACATCTCCTGAggagaaagaaatcaaatattttaatcagCGAAATTCTTTGGGTACGCAACGACTGGAACCTCTACATGCATTCTACTGTTCAATCACTCATGATGTCATGGTGGATCCTGTGGAAACTTCCTCAGGGCAGACATTTGAGAGAAGTGCAATAGAGAAGTGGATTGCAGAAGGGAATAAGCTCTGTCCATTGACAGCGACTCCCTTGGACATGTCAGCTTTACGACCTAACAAAATTCTTCGACAATCAATTGAAGAATGGAAGGATAGGAACACCATGATTATGCTTGCTTCTCTCAAACCTGCACTCCATTCAAATGATGAGCAAGAAGTTCTTCAATCTCTGGGCAAGCTGCATGATCTATGTATTGAACGAGAGTTGCACCGTGAATGGGTAATGATGGAGGAGTACTGTCCAATTCTTATTGGACTTCTTGGTGCAAAAAACCGTGAAATAAGAAAACTTTCTCTAGTCATCCTTTGCATTCTTGCAAAGGATAGCAATGAGAATAAG GAAAGAATTGCTAGAGTGAATAATGCAATTGAATCAATTGTTCGTTCCCTTGCCCGCCAGATTGGGGAAAGCAAGTTAGCGTTGCAATTACTATTGGAGCTATCAAGAAGTAATCTAGTGCGTGACTTCATCGGCAATGTTCAGGGTTGCATATTTCTCTTAGTGACTATCTCCAGTGGTGATGATACTCAAGCTGCCATAGATGCAAAGGAGCTTTTGGAAAATCTCTCTTTTCTTGATCAGAATGTTATTCAGATGGCAAGggcaaattattttaaaccttTGTTGCGCCTTCTTTCTTCAG GGCCAGTGAATGCTAAAATGACTGTGGCTGCTACTTTGTCAGAGATTGAGTTAACTGACAATAATAAATTGAGTCTATTTGAAGATGGAGCACTTCAGCCACTTCTAGTATTGCTCTCACATAGCGATATGGAGATGAAGAAAGTGGCTGTTAAAGCTCTTTATAACCTCTCCAGTGTGCCACAAAATGGATTGCGGATGATTAGAGAAGGTGCTGCAGGCCCATTGTTTGAACTTCTCTACCGTCACAGCTTGTCTTCCCCAAGTTTGCGTGGAGAGGTGGCAGTTATCATTATGCACCTTGCaatatcaaccacaaccctggAAGCTGATCAAATGCATGTTTCATTGTTGGAATCTGAGGAAGATATATTCAAGCTTTTCTCTCTCATATCCTTGACAGGACCTGACATACAACAAATTATTCTCCGAACTTTTCATGCTATGTGTCAATCTCATTCTGGTTTAGACATCAGAACTAAGTTAAGGCAG CTCTCTTCTGTTCGAGTACTAGTTCAATTATGCGAGTTTGACAACCATACAGTACGTGCAAATGCTGTGAAGCTCTTTTGTTGCTTGACAGAAGATGGTGAAGACAGTACCTTTGTAGAGCATGTGAGCCAGAGATACATAGAGACATTAATCAGAATAATCAAAACTTCTGATAATGTGGAAGAGATTGCTGGTGCAATGAGTATCATCTCTAACCTTCCTAAGGAGGCCCATATAACCCAGTGGCTTCTTGATGCCGGAGctcttcaaatcatttttacttGTCTTACTGATGGAAATAGTAGTGCTTCATACAAAAGGCAATTAATTGAGAATGCTGTTGGCGCTCTTTGTCGTTTCACTGTTTCAACAAATCAGAATTGGCAAAAGGAGGTAGCCAAATGTGGTTTTTTCCCAATCCTGCTACAGTTTCTAGATTCTGGAACAGCTTTGACAAAGAGAAATGCAGCAGTTTCACTTAAGCAATTTTCAGAAAGTTCCAATGGCTTAAGCCAACCAGTGAAGAAGCATGGAGCTTTTTGGTGCTGTTTGGCCTCTCGTGAAACTGGTTGCCGAGTGCACTTAGGCATCTGTACAGTTGAGTCCTCATTTTGTCTTTTGGAGGCTAATGCTGTAGAACCCCTAGTGAGGGTGCTTGTGGAACCAGATGTTGGAGCTTGTGAAGCTTCTTTAGATGCACTTTTGACATTGATTGACGGTGAAAGATTGCAAAATGGGAGTAAGGTGCTTTCTGAAGTTAATGCTATTGTTCCAATTATAAGGTTATTGAGTTCATCGTGTACCAAGTTGCAGGAGAAAGCTCTGAAGGCTTTAGAAAGGATCTTTCGACTAATTGATTTCAAACAGAAGTATGGGAATTTAGCCCAAATGCCATTAGTTGACATTACTCAGAGGGGACATGGTGGTATGAAATCCTTAGCTGCCAAAGTACTTGCTCACTTGGATGTGCTCCATGAACAATCTTCTTACTTCTAA